In Oreochromis niloticus isolate F11D_XX linkage group LG18, O_niloticus_UMD_NMBU, whole genome shotgun sequence, one genomic interval encodes:
- the fubp1 gene encoding far upstream element-binding protein 1 isoform X5, with amino-acid sequence MADYSNVAPPSSNAGGGMNDAFKDALQRARQIAAKIGGDGVAAPPTNEFGYGGQKRPLEDADQPETKKVATNDAFSGIGGMAGPPRSTSEEFKVPDGMVGFIIGRGGEQISRLQQESGCKIQIAPDSGGMPDRSVTLTGLPESIQTAKRLLTEIVEKGRPAPAFHHNDGPGMTVQEIMVPASKAGLVIGKGGETIKSLQERAGVKMVMIQDGPQNTGADKPLRISGEPFKVQQAKEMVMELIRDQGFREQRGEYGSRIGGDSLDVPVPRFAVGIVIGRNGEMIKKIQNDTGVRIQFKPDDGTTPDRIAQIMGPPDQAQHAAEIISDLLRSVQAGGPPGHGGGRGRGRGQGNWNMGPPGGLQEFTFTVPTMKTGLIIGKGGETIKGISQQSGARIELQRNPPPNADPNIKMFTVRGSPQQIDYARQLVEEKIGGPVTPMGGPHGPPGPHGGPGPHGPPGPPGPPGAPMGPYNPGPYNQGPPGPHGPPAPYQPQGWGNGYPHWQQGQPDPNKAAADANAAAWAAYYAQYGQQPQAPMTPTSGAPGTSQANGQGQQSQQPQDYTKAWEEYYKKQGQAAPQATAAAAASQPGGQPDYSAAWAEYYRQQAAYYGTANPQPMGAAPQAPQCHPRPCTLGSAAITQCWRMLQA; translated from the exons ATGGCAGACTACAGCAACGTGGCTCCCCCGTCCTCAAACGCCGGTGGCGGCATGAACGACGCTTTTAAAGACGCTCTGCAACGAGCACGACAG ATCGCAGCAAAGATTGGCGGGGACGGAGTTGCGGCACCCCCGACGAACGAGTTCGGCTACGGGGGCCAGAAAAGGCCCCTGGAGGACGCTG accAACCAGAGACAAAGAAAGTGGCTACAAATGATG CCTTTTCAGGTATCGGAGGAATGGCTGGTCCCCCAAG GTCAACATCAGAAGAATTCAAGGTCCCAGATGGCATGGTTGGCTTCA TTATTGGAAGAGGAGGTGAACAAATATCACGTCTCCAGCAGGAGTCTGGGTGCAAAATACAGATTGCCCCTG ACAGCGGAGGGATGCCAGATCGGTCGGTGACATTAACAGGACTACCAGAATCAATCCA gACGGCAAAGAGGCTACTAACAGAGATCGTTGAGAAGGGGCGTCCGGCCCCAGCGTTCCACCACAACGACGGCCCAGGAATGACTGTTCAGGAAATTATGGTACCTGCTTCTAAAGCCGGCCTTGTCATTGGCAAGGGAGGAGAAACCATCAAAAGCCTTCAG GAACGAGCTGGAGTGAAAATGGTCATGATCCAAGATGGACCCCAAAACACAGGTGCAGACAAACCACTACGCATTTCAGGAGAACCTTTTAAAGTTCAG CAAGCCAAAGAGATGGTGATGGAGCTGATTAGAGATCAGGGCTTCAGGGAGCAGAGGGGCGAGTACGGTTCAAGGATCGGCGGAGACAGCTTAGAT GTTCCCGTCCCACGTTTTGCAGTAGGAATTGTTATCGGGAGAAATGGAGAAATGATCAAGAAAATTCAGAATGACACAGGTGTCAGGATTCAGTTCAAACCAG ATGATGGCACCACACCAGACAGGATAGCGCAGATCATGGGTCCCCCTGATCAGGCTCAGCATGCGGCAGAAATCATTTCCGACCTGTTGCGGAGTGTCCAGGCTGGAGGACCTCCAGGGCATGGAGGTGGCAGGGGACGCGGTCGCGGTCAGGGCAACTGGAACATGGGCCCCCCTGGTGGCCTCCAAGAGTTTACCTTTACAGTCCCGACCATGAAGACTGGTCTGATCATTGGGAAAG GTGGTGAGACAATCAAGGGCATCAGCCAGCAGTCAGGAGCCAGAATCGAGCTTCAGAGGAATCCTCCACCCAACGCTGACCCCAACATTAAGATGTTTACAGTCAGAGGGTCTCCTCAGCAGATTGACTACGCCCGGCAACTAGTAGAGGAGAAAATTGGG GGACCTGTCACTCCCATGGGTGGCCCACATGGCCCTCCTGGCCCACATGGAGGACCAGGTCCACATGGTCCTCCAGGACCACCCGGACCCCCTGGCGCTCCCATGGGTCCATACAATCCTGGACCATACAACCAGGGCCCACCCGGACCACA TGGTCCTCCTGCTCCGTATCAGCCTCAGGGATGGGGCAACGGCTACCCACACTGGCAGCAGGGCCAGCCCGATCCAA ATAAAGCAGCAGCGGATGCCAACGCAGCAGCATGGGCAGCGTACTACGCCCAGTACGGCCAGCAGCCGCAGGCTCCCATGACCCCGACCAGCGGAGCGCCTGGCACCAGTCAAGCCAACGGCCAAG GTCAACAGAGTCAGCAACCTCAGGACTACACGAAAGCCTGGGAGGAGTATTATAAGAAACAAG GTCAAGCGGCCCCTCAGGCCACAGCGGCAGCGGCTGCCTCTCAACCCGGAGGCCAGCCAGACTACAGCGCGGCCTGGGCGGAGTACTACCGGCAGCAGGCCGCTTACTACGGCACGGCCAACCCACAGCCGATGGGCGCGGCACCACAAGCTCCCCAG TGTCATCCCAGACCTTGCACCTTAGGTTCTGCTGCAATAACACAG TGTTGGAGGATGCTGCAGGCTTAG
- the fubp1 gene encoding far upstream element-binding protein 1 isoform X1, with product MADYSNVAPPSSNAGGGMNDAFKDALQRARQIAAKIGGDGVAAPPTNEFGYGGQKRPLEDAGGYFPMPNLNIDQPETKKVATNDAFSGIGGMAGPPRSTSEEFKVPDGMVGFIIGRGGEQISRLQQESGCKIQIAPDSGGMPDRSVTLTGLPESIQTAKRLLTEIVEKGRPAPAFHHNDGPGMTVQEIMVPASKAGLVIGKGGETIKSLQERAGVKMVMIQDGPQNTGADKPLRISGEPFKVQQAKEMVMELIRDQGFREQRGEYGSRIGGDSLDVPVPRFAVGIVIGRNGEMIKKIQNDTGVRIQFKPDDGTTPDRIAQIMGPPDQAQHAAEIISDLLRSVQAGGPPGHGGGRGRGRGQGNWNMGPPGGLQEFTFTVPTMKTGLIIGKGGETIKGISQQSGARIELQRNPPPNADPNIKMFTVRGSPQQIDYARQLVEEKIGGPVTPMGGPHGPPGPHGGPGPHGPPGPPGPPGAPMGPYNPGPYNQGPPGPHGPPAPYQPQGWGNGYPHWQQGQPDPNKAAADANAAAWAAYYAQYGQQPQAPMTPTSGAPGTSQANGQGDPQAAGQSGQADYTKAWEEYYKKMGQQSQQPQDYTKAWEEYYKKQGQAAPQATAAAAASQPGGQPDYSAAWAEYYRQQAAYYGTANPQPMGAAPQAPQCHPRPCTLGSAAITQCWRMLQA from the exons ATGGCAGACTACAGCAACGTGGCTCCCCCGTCCTCAAACGCCGGTGGCGGCATGAACGACGCTTTTAAAGACGCTCTGCAACGAGCACGACAG ATCGCAGCAAAGATTGGCGGGGACGGAGTTGCGGCACCCCCGACGAACGAGTTCGGCTACGGGGGCCAGAAAAGGCCCCTGGAGGACGCTGGTGGGTATTTTCCCATGCCTAACCTGAATATCG accAACCAGAGACAAAGAAAGTGGCTACAAATGATG CCTTTTCAGGTATCGGAGGAATGGCTGGTCCCCCAAG GTCAACATCAGAAGAATTCAAGGTCCCAGATGGCATGGTTGGCTTCA TTATTGGAAGAGGAGGTGAACAAATATCACGTCTCCAGCAGGAGTCTGGGTGCAAAATACAGATTGCCCCTG ACAGCGGAGGGATGCCAGATCGGTCGGTGACATTAACAGGACTACCAGAATCAATCCA gACGGCAAAGAGGCTACTAACAGAGATCGTTGAGAAGGGGCGTCCGGCCCCAGCGTTCCACCACAACGACGGCCCAGGAATGACTGTTCAGGAAATTATGGTACCTGCTTCTAAAGCCGGCCTTGTCATTGGCAAGGGAGGAGAAACCATCAAAAGCCTTCAG GAACGAGCTGGAGTGAAAATGGTCATGATCCAAGATGGACCCCAAAACACAGGTGCAGACAAACCACTACGCATTTCAGGAGAACCTTTTAAAGTTCAG CAAGCCAAAGAGATGGTGATGGAGCTGATTAGAGATCAGGGCTTCAGGGAGCAGAGGGGCGAGTACGGTTCAAGGATCGGCGGAGACAGCTTAGAT GTTCCCGTCCCACGTTTTGCAGTAGGAATTGTTATCGGGAGAAATGGAGAAATGATCAAGAAAATTCAGAATGACACAGGTGTCAGGATTCAGTTCAAACCAG ATGATGGCACCACACCAGACAGGATAGCGCAGATCATGGGTCCCCCTGATCAGGCTCAGCATGCGGCAGAAATCATTTCCGACCTGTTGCGGAGTGTCCAGGCTGGAGGACCTCCAGGGCATGGAGGTGGCAGGGGACGCGGTCGCGGTCAGGGCAACTGGAACATGGGCCCCCCTGGTGGCCTCCAAGAGTTTACCTTTACAGTCCCGACCATGAAGACTGGTCTGATCATTGGGAAAG GTGGTGAGACAATCAAGGGCATCAGCCAGCAGTCAGGAGCCAGAATCGAGCTTCAGAGGAATCCTCCACCCAACGCTGACCCCAACATTAAGATGTTTACAGTCAGAGGGTCTCCTCAGCAGATTGACTACGCCCGGCAACTAGTAGAGGAGAAAATTGGG GGACCTGTCACTCCCATGGGTGGCCCACATGGCCCTCCTGGCCCACATGGAGGACCAGGTCCACATGGTCCTCCAGGACCACCCGGACCCCCTGGCGCTCCCATGGGTCCATACAATCCTGGACCATACAACCAGGGCCCACCCGGACCACA TGGTCCTCCTGCTCCGTATCAGCCTCAGGGATGGGGCAACGGCTACCCACACTGGCAGCAGGGCCAGCCCGATCCAA ATAAAGCAGCAGCGGATGCCAACGCAGCAGCATGGGCAGCGTACTACGCCCAGTACGGCCAGCAGCCGCAGGCTCCCATGACCCCGACCAGCGGAGCGCCTGGCACCAGTCAAGCCAACGGCCAAG GTGACCCACAGGCTGCAGGTCAGAGTGGACAGGCAGATTACACCAAGGCCTGGGAGGAATATTACAAGAAAATGG GTCAACAGAGTCAGCAACCTCAGGACTACACGAAAGCCTGGGAGGAGTATTATAAGAAACAAG GTCAAGCGGCCCCTCAGGCCACAGCGGCAGCGGCTGCCTCTCAACCCGGAGGCCAGCCAGACTACAGCGCGGCCTGGGCGGAGTACTACCGGCAGCAGGCCGCTTACTACGGCACGGCCAACCCACAGCCGATGGGCGCGGCACCACAAGCTCCCCAG TGTCATCCCAGACCTTGCACCTTAGGTTCTGCTGCAATAACACAG TGTTGGAGGATGCTGCAGGCTTAG
- the fubp1 gene encoding far upstream element-binding protein 1 isoform X4, with amino-acid sequence MADYSNVAPPSSNAGGGMNDAFKDALQRARQIAAKIGGDGVAAPPTNEFGYGGQKRPLEDAGGYFPMPNLNIDQPETKKVATNDAFSGIGGMAGPPRSTSEEFKVPDGMVGFIIGRGGEQISRLQQESGCKIQIAPDSGGMPDRSVTLTGLPESIQTAKRLLTEIVEKGRPAPAFHHNDGPGMTVQEIMVPASKAGLVIGKGGETIKSLQERAGVKMVMIQDGPQNTGADKPLRISGEPFKVQQAKEMVMELIRDQGFREQRGEYGSRIGGDSLDVPVPRFAVGIVIGRNGEMIKKIQNDTGVRIQFKPDDGTTPDRIAQIMGPPDQAQHAAEIISDLLRSVQAGGPPGHGGGRGRGRGQGNWNMGPPGGLQEFTFTVPTMKTGLIIGKGGETIKGISQQSGARIELQRNPPPNADPNIKMFTVRGSPQQIDYARQLVEEKIGGPVTPMGGPHGPPGPHGGPGPHGPPGPPGPPGAPMGPYNPGPYNQGPPGPHGPPAPYQPQGWGNGYPHWQQGQPDPNKAAADANAAAWAAYYAQYGQQPQAPMTPTSGAPGTSQANGQGQQSQQPQDYTKAWEEYYKKQGQAAPQATAAAAASQPGGQPDYSAAWAEYYRQQAAYYGTANPQPMGAAPQAPQCHPRPCTLGSAAITQCWRMLQA; translated from the exons ATGGCAGACTACAGCAACGTGGCTCCCCCGTCCTCAAACGCCGGTGGCGGCATGAACGACGCTTTTAAAGACGCTCTGCAACGAGCACGACAG ATCGCAGCAAAGATTGGCGGGGACGGAGTTGCGGCACCCCCGACGAACGAGTTCGGCTACGGGGGCCAGAAAAGGCCCCTGGAGGACGCTGGTGGGTATTTTCCCATGCCTAACCTGAATATCG accAACCAGAGACAAAGAAAGTGGCTACAAATGATG CCTTTTCAGGTATCGGAGGAATGGCTGGTCCCCCAAG GTCAACATCAGAAGAATTCAAGGTCCCAGATGGCATGGTTGGCTTCA TTATTGGAAGAGGAGGTGAACAAATATCACGTCTCCAGCAGGAGTCTGGGTGCAAAATACAGATTGCCCCTG ACAGCGGAGGGATGCCAGATCGGTCGGTGACATTAACAGGACTACCAGAATCAATCCA gACGGCAAAGAGGCTACTAACAGAGATCGTTGAGAAGGGGCGTCCGGCCCCAGCGTTCCACCACAACGACGGCCCAGGAATGACTGTTCAGGAAATTATGGTACCTGCTTCTAAAGCCGGCCTTGTCATTGGCAAGGGAGGAGAAACCATCAAAAGCCTTCAG GAACGAGCTGGAGTGAAAATGGTCATGATCCAAGATGGACCCCAAAACACAGGTGCAGACAAACCACTACGCATTTCAGGAGAACCTTTTAAAGTTCAG CAAGCCAAAGAGATGGTGATGGAGCTGATTAGAGATCAGGGCTTCAGGGAGCAGAGGGGCGAGTACGGTTCAAGGATCGGCGGAGACAGCTTAGAT GTTCCCGTCCCACGTTTTGCAGTAGGAATTGTTATCGGGAGAAATGGAGAAATGATCAAGAAAATTCAGAATGACACAGGTGTCAGGATTCAGTTCAAACCAG ATGATGGCACCACACCAGACAGGATAGCGCAGATCATGGGTCCCCCTGATCAGGCTCAGCATGCGGCAGAAATCATTTCCGACCTGTTGCGGAGTGTCCAGGCTGGAGGACCTCCAGGGCATGGAGGTGGCAGGGGACGCGGTCGCGGTCAGGGCAACTGGAACATGGGCCCCCCTGGTGGCCTCCAAGAGTTTACCTTTACAGTCCCGACCATGAAGACTGGTCTGATCATTGGGAAAG GTGGTGAGACAATCAAGGGCATCAGCCAGCAGTCAGGAGCCAGAATCGAGCTTCAGAGGAATCCTCCACCCAACGCTGACCCCAACATTAAGATGTTTACAGTCAGAGGGTCTCCTCAGCAGATTGACTACGCCCGGCAACTAGTAGAGGAGAAAATTGGG GGACCTGTCACTCCCATGGGTGGCCCACATGGCCCTCCTGGCCCACATGGAGGACCAGGTCCACATGGTCCTCCAGGACCACCCGGACCCCCTGGCGCTCCCATGGGTCCATACAATCCTGGACCATACAACCAGGGCCCACCCGGACCACA TGGTCCTCCTGCTCCGTATCAGCCTCAGGGATGGGGCAACGGCTACCCACACTGGCAGCAGGGCCAGCCCGATCCAA ATAAAGCAGCAGCGGATGCCAACGCAGCAGCATGGGCAGCGTACTACGCCCAGTACGGCCAGCAGCCGCAGGCTCCCATGACCCCGACCAGCGGAGCGCCTGGCACCAGTCAAGCCAACGGCCAAG GTCAACAGAGTCAGCAACCTCAGGACTACACGAAAGCCTGGGAGGAGTATTATAAGAAACAAG GTCAAGCGGCCCCTCAGGCCACAGCGGCAGCGGCTGCCTCTCAACCCGGAGGCCAGCCAGACTACAGCGCGGCCTGGGCGGAGTACTACCGGCAGCAGGCCGCTTACTACGGCACGGCCAACCCACAGCCGATGGGCGCGGCACCACAAGCTCCCCAG TGTCATCCCAGACCTTGCACCTTAGGTTCTGCTGCAATAACACAG TGTTGGAGGATGCTGCAGGCTTAG
- the fubp1 gene encoding far upstream element-binding protein 1 isoform X2, with protein MADYSNVAPPSSNAGGGMNDAFKDALQRARQIAAKIGGDGVAAPPTNEFGYGGQKRPLEDADQPETKKVATNDAFSGIGGMAGPPRSTSEEFKVPDGMVGFIIGRGGEQISRLQQESGCKIQIAPDSGGMPDRSVTLTGLPESIQTAKRLLTEIVEKGRPAPAFHHNDGPGMTVQEIMVPASKAGLVIGKGGETIKSLQERAGVKMVMIQDGPQNTGADKPLRISGEPFKVQQAKEMVMELIRDQGFREQRGEYGSRIGGDSLDVPVPRFAVGIVIGRNGEMIKKIQNDTGVRIQFKPDDGTTPDRIAQIMGPPDQAQHAAEIISDLLRSVQAGGPPGHGGGRGRGRGQGNWNMGPPGGLQEFTFTVPTMKTGLIIGKGGETIKGISQQSGARIELQRNPPPNADPNIKMFTVRGSPQQIDYARQLVEEKIGGPVTPMGGPHGPPGPHGGPGPHGPPGPPGPPGAPMGPYNPGPYNQGPPGPHGPPAPYQPQGWGNGYPHWQQGQPDPNKAAADANAAAWAAYYAQYGQQPQAPMTPTSGAPGTSQANGQGDPQAAGQSGQADYTKAWEEYYKKMGQQSQQPQDYTKAWEEYYKKQGQAAPQATAAAAASQPGGQPDYSAAWAEYYRQQAAYYGTANPQPMGAAPQAPQCHPRPCTLGSAAITQCWRMLQA; from the exons ATGGCAGACTACAGCAACGTGGCTCCCCCGTCCTCAAACGCCGGTGGCGGCATGAACGACGCTTTTAAAGACGCTCTGCAACGAGCACGACAG ATCGCAGCAAAGATTGGCGGGGACGGAGTTGCGGCACCCCCGACGAACGAGTTCGGCTACGGGGGCCAGAAAAGGCCCCTGGAGGACGCTG accAACCAGAGACAAAGAAAGTGGCTACAAATGATG CCTTTTCAGGTATCGGAGGAATGGCTGGTCCCCCAAG GTCAACATCAGAAGAATTCAAGGTCCCAGATGGCATGGTTGGCTTCA TTATTGGAAGAGGAGGTGAACAAATATCACGTCTCCAGCAGGAGTCTGGGTGCAAAATACAGATTGCCCCTG ACAGCGGAGGGATGCCAGATCGGTCGGTGACATTAACAGGACTACCAGAATCAATCCA gACGGCAAAGAGGCTACTAACAGAGATCGTTGAGAAGGGGCGTCCGGCCCCAGCGTTCCACCACAACGACGGCCCAGGAATGACTGTTCAGGAAATTATGGTACCTGCTTCTAAAGCCGGCCTTGTCATTGGCAAGGGAGGAGAAACCATCAAAAGCCTTCAG GAACGAGCTGGAGTGAAAATGGTCATGATCCAAGATGGACCCCAAAACACAGGTGCAGACAAACCACTACGCATTTCAGGAGAACCTTTTAAAGTTCAG CAAGCCAAAGAGATGGTGATGGAGCTGATTAGAGATCAGGGCTTCAGGGAGCAGAGGGGCGAGTACGGTTCAAGGATCGGCGGAGACAGCTTAGAT GTTCCCGTCCCACGTTTTGCAGTAGGAATTGTTATCGGGAGAAATGGAGAAATGATCAAGAAAATTCAGAATGACACAGGTGTCAGGATTCAGTTCAAACCAG ATGATGGCACCACACCAGACAGGATAGCGCAGATCATGGGTCCCCCTGATCAGGCTCAGCATGCGGCAGAAATCATTTCCGACCTGTTGCGGAGTGTCCAGGCTGGAGGACCTCCAGGGCATGGAGGTGGCAGGGGACGCGGTCGCGGTCAGGGCAACTGGAACATGGGCCCCCCTGGTGGCCTCCAAGAGTTTACCTTTACAGTCCCGACCATGAAGACTGGTCTGATCATTGGGAAAG GTGGTGAGACAATCAAGGGCATCAGCCAGCAGTCAGGAGCCAGAATCGAGCTTCAGAGGAATCCTCCACCCAACGCTGACCCCAACATTAAGATGTTTACAGTCAGAGGGTCTCCTCAGCAGATTGACTACGCCCGGCAACTAGTAGAGGAGAAAATTGGG GGACCTGTCACTCCCATGGGTGGCCCACATGGCCCTCCTGGCCCACATGGAGGACCAGGTCCACATGGTCCTCCAGGACCACCCGGACCCCCTGGCGCTCCCATGGGTCCATACAATCCTGGACCATACAACCAGGGCCCACCCGGACCACA TGGTCCTCCTGCTCCGTATCAGCCTCAGGGATGGGGCAACGGCTACCCACACTGGCAGCAGGGCCAGCCCGATCCAA ATAAAGCAGCAGCGGATGCCAACGCAGCAGCATGGGCAGCGTACTACGCCCAGTACGGCCAGCAGCCGCAGGCTCCCATGACCCCGACCAGCGGAGCGCCTGGCACCAGTCAAGCCAACGGCCAAG GTGACCCACAGGCTGCAGGTCAGAGTGGACAGGCAGATTACACCAAGGCCTGGGAGGAATATTACAAGAAAATGG GTCAACAGAGTCAGCAACCTCAGGACTACACGAAAGCCTGGGAGGAGTATTATAAGAAACAAG GTCAAGCGGCCCCTCAGGCCACAGCGGCAGCGGCTGCCTCTCAACCCGGAGGCCAGCCAGACTACAGCGCGGCCTGGGCGGAGTACTACCGGCAGCAGGCCGCTTACTACGGCACGGCCAACCCACAGCCGATGGGCGCGGCACCACAAGCTCCCCAG TGTCATCCCAGACCTTGCACCTTAGGTTCTGCTGCAATAACACAG TGTTGGAGGATGCTGCAGGCTTAG
- the fubp1 gene encoding far upstream element-binding protein 1 isoform X3: MADYSNVAPPSSNAGGGMNDAFKDALQRARQIAAKIGGDGVAAPPTNEFGYGGQKRPLEDAGGYFPMPNLNIDQPETKKVATNDAFSGIGGMAGPPRSTSEEFKVPDGMVGFIIGRGGEQISRLQQESGCKIQIAPDSGGMPDRSVTLTGLPESIQTAKRLLTEIVEKGRPAPAFHHNDGPGMTVQEIMVPASKAGLVIGKGGETIKSLQERAGVKMVMIQDGPQNTGADKPLRISGEPFKVQQAKEMVMELIRDQGFREQRGEYGSRIGGDSLDVPVPRFAVGIVIGRNGEMIKKIQNDTGVRIQFKPDDGTTPDRIAQIMGPPDQAQHAAEIISDLLRSVQAGGPPGHGGGRGRGRGQGNWNMGPPGGLQEFTFTVPTMKTGLIIGKGGETIKGISQQSGARIELQRNPPPNADPNIKMFTVRGSPQQIDYARQLVEEKIGGPVTPMGGPHGPPGPHGGPGPHGPPGPPGPPGAPMGPYNPGPYNQGPPGPHGPPAPYQPQGWGNGYPHWQQGQPDPNKAAADANAAAWAAYYAQYGQQPQAPMTPTSGAPGTSQANGQGDPQAAGQSGQADYTKAWEEYYKKMGQQSQQPQDYTKAWEEYYKKQGQAAPQATAAAAASQPGGQPDYSAAWAEYYRQQAAYYGTANPQPMGAAPQAPQGQ; the protein is encoded by the exons ATGGCAGACTACAGCAACGTGGCTCCCCCGTCCTCAAACGCCGGTGGCGGCATGAACGACGCTTTTAAAGACGCTCTGCAACGAGCACGACAG ATCGCAGCAAAGATTGGCGGGGACGGAGTTGCGGCACCCCCGACGAACGAGTTCGGCTACGGGGGCCAGAAAAGGCCCCTGGAGGACGCTGGTGGGTATTTTCCCATGCCTAACCTGAATATCG accAACCAGAGACAAAGAAAGTGGCTACAAATGATG CCTTTTCAGGTATCGGAGGAATGGCTGGTCCCCCAAG GTCAACATCAGAAGAATTCAAGGTCCCAGATGGCATGGTTGGCTTCA TTATTGGAAGAGGAGGTGAACAAATATCACGTCTCCAGCAGGAGTCTGGGTGCAAAATACAGATTGCCCCTG ACAGCGGAGGGATGCCAGATCGGTCGGTGACATTAACAGGACTACCAGAATCAATCCA gACGGCAAAGAGGCTACTAACAGAGATCGTTGAGAAGGGGCGTCCGGCCCCAGCGTTCCACCACAACGACGGCCCAGGAATGACTGTTCAGGAAATTATGGTACCTGCTTCTAAAGCCGGCCTTGTCATTGGCAAGGGAGGAGAAACCATCAAAAGCCTTCAG GAACGAGCTGGAGTGAAAATGGTCATGATCCAAGATGGACCCCAAAACACAGGTGCAGACAAACCACTACGCATTTCAGGAGAACCTTTTAAAGTTCAG CAAGCCAAAGAGATGGTGATGGAGCTGATTAGAGATCAGGGCTTCAGGGAGCAGAGGGGCGAGTACGGTTCAAGGATCGGCGGAGACAGCTTAGAT GTTCCCGTCCCACGTTTTGCAGTAGGAATTGTTATCGGGAGAAATGGAGAAATGATCAAGAAAATTCAGAATGACACAGGTGTCAGGATTCAGTTCAAACCAG ATGATGGCACCACACCAGACAGGATAGCGCAGATCATGGGTCCCCCTGATCAGGCTCAGCATGCGGCAGAAATCATTTCCGACCTGTTGCGGAGTGTCCAGGCTGGAGGACCTCCAGGGCATGGAGGTGGCAGGGGACGCGGTCGCGGTCAGGGCAACTGGAACATGGGCCCCCCTGGTGGCCTCCAAGAGTTTACCTTTACAGTCCCGACCATGAAGACTGGTCTGATCATTGGGAAAG GTGGTGAGACAATCAAGGGCATCAGCCAGCAGTCAGGAGCCAGAATCGAGCTTCAGAGGAATCCTCCACCCAACGCTGACCCCAACATTAAGATGTTTACAGTCAGAGGGTCTCCTCAGCAGATTGACTACGCCCGGCAACTAGTAGAGGAGAAAATTGGG GGACCTGTCACTCCCATGGGTGGCCCACATGGCCCTCCTGGCCCACATGGAGGACCAGGTCCACATGGTCCTCCAGGACCACCCGGACCCCCTGGCGCTCCCATGGGTCCATACAATCCTGGACCATACAACCAGGGCCCACCCGGACCACA TGGTCCTCCTGCTCCGTATCAGCCTCAGGGATGGGGCAACGGCTACCCACACTGGCAGCAGGGCCAGCCCGATCCAA ATAAAGCAGCAGCGGATGCCAACGCAGCAGCATGGGCAGCGTACTACGCCCAGTACGGCCAGCAGCCGCAGGCTCCCATGACCCCGACCAGCGGAGCGCCTGGCACCAGTCAAGCCAACGGCCAAG GTGACCCACAGGCTGCAGGTCAGAGTGGACAGGCAGATTACACCAAGGCCTGGGAGGAATATTACAAGAAAATGG GTCAACAGAGTCAGCAACCTCAGGACTACACGAAAGCCTGGGAGGAGTATTATAAGAAACAAG GTCAAGCGGCCCCTCAGGCCACAGCGGCAGCGGCTGCCTCTCAACCCGGAGGCCAGCCAGACTACAGCGCGGCCTGGGCGGAGTACTACCGGCAGCAGGCCGCTTACTACGGCACGGCCAACCCACAGCCGATGGGCGCGGCACCACAAGCTCCCCAG GGCCAGTAA